The DNA region GGAATCTCTCAAAGATTGTCCGGTAACAATTGTGGAAAACTTAGAACAAGCCATTCATCAAACAATGGGTTTAGTGAAAAGTAAAGCCTAAACTTCGGTAATGGGTTGGCCAATCGCTTCGGAGTCAAGGACAATGGACAAGGAACGCTCTTAACTGGGATTGGCGGCGCAACAATGAATTTCGATCCGGATACAAAAGTTTTGGTGCAAGGAATTGTCGAACCTTTGGGTTCAGTCCATGCTGCTTTGATGAAGGAATATGGCACCAACATTGTAGCGGGAGTCAGTCCCGGTTATGGGGGCCAGGAAATACATGGCATTCCGGTGTTTGACTTGGTAGAACAAGCTATCCCGGTGATGGGCGCTATTGATACTTCAATTATTTTTGTCCCCCCTTACCAACTGTTAGACGCAGCCCTAGAAGCGATCGCAGCAGGCATTCGGCAAATTATTATTGTCACCACGGGTATCCCTCCCTTGGATATGGTGCAATTAGTTCGCCAAGCTGAAGCCACCGACACCCTAGTGGTGGGCCCCAACTGTCCGGGGATTATCGTTCCCGGTAAAATTATGCTAGGGACGCATCCAGGTCACTTGTATCTTCCCGGTTCGGTTGGCGTCATTAGCTGTACGGGAACTCTGACCTATGAAATTGCCTACGAGTTAACGCAAGCCGGTATCGGTCAGTCTATTGTTGTGGGAATGGGTAGCGATGCCATTGTGGGTTCGTCTTTTTCCCAATGGTTGCAGATGCTTGATGAAGACGAGCATACAGAAGCAATTGTCATTGTCGGCGAAACTGGGGGAAATGGTGCCGAAGAGAACGCAGCCCATTATATT from Desertifilum tharense IPPAS B-1220 includes:
- a CDS encoding CoA-binding protein, which gives rise to MNFDPDTKVLVQGIVEPLGSVHAALMKEYGTNIVAGVSPGYGGQEIHGIPVFDLVEQAIPVMGAIDTSIIFVPPYQLLDAALEAIAAGIRQIIIVTTGIPPLDMVQLVRQAEATDTLVVGPNCPGIIVPGKIMLGTHPGHLYLPGSVGVISCTGTLTYEIAYELTQAGIGQSIVVGMGSDAIVGSSFSQWLQMLDEDEHTEAIVIVGETGGNGAEENAAHYIAEAIDKPAIAYLAGQHTPQEKRRGHAATLIASKLSVKEGLTETDDWGAERKIQAFKQHKIPLADRPSTLVKLVKKALSAKKK